The DNA window GGCAAGGTGGTCGGTCTCGAGCAGGTTCAGGATCGCCGCGCCGACCTCGGGGCCGAACACATTCGCCGCCATGCCCTTCCGTTCGCGGGCCACCCAGATCAGGGCGTCCGGACCAAGATCGCGACGCGCCAGAGCGGCACGGATGTATTCCTCGAGGTCCGCGATCTTCTCCTTCTCGTGAATCAGCTTGGCGATCTCCGCGACGCCGCGGGTTCCCACCTGGTCGAAGATGCCGGTGATCATGGCGACCCAGCGATCTTCGAAGGCCTCCGGAAAGACTTCGAATACGGCACGCTGGCGGGCCGTCGAGAGACCGCCGATCTCGTCGCCGAGCCGACCTTCCTCGGCCAACAGCACGTTGGAAAGGCGGAGAGCATCCGCTGCCAGTTCCAGCTCCTTCAGAGCTCCGATGACTTCGTCACGGATCGAAAGCAATTCGATCGCGGGACCGAGCTGCAAACGGGTGCCCTTCTTCGCCGCCTCGTCGACCTGATCGATCACCGGCTTCAGCGGTTCGGCATCCTTCTTGAACAGGGAGATGTCCGAAGAGATCGCTTCGAGGGCCTTGCACATCGCCTTCAGATCGCGGGCGTCGGCGAAGTCGGCCAACAGGGCCTCGGCCGGGGTGAGGTCCCCTTCACGCAGGTTCAGCGATTCGGTTCGACGGGCCGGGACGATCACCCGCTTGCTCTCGCGCAAGGCACGCTTGGCTCCCTCCCACCACTTCTTGAACTTCTCCTCGGGAACGATCGCGCCGGATACCTGCTTCTCCATGGCGTCGACCGTCATCGAGCCGCCATGACTCTCGAGCATGAACACGACGAGTCCGACCGGATCACTGGTGGCCAACTCGCGGAGGTGCTCGATCTCCTCGACCTTCTTCGCGCGGAAGTCATCGGCCTCCAACGGCGACAGCTTCTGAAGCGCGAACTGGAGGTCCATCACCTGACCGTCGCGGCTCTCGAAGTCGATCGTCACCTTCTTGGCGGGGAGATCCCAGCTGACGACCTTTCCCGCACCCCAGGAATTGTGGAGGATGAACTGTCCCGGTGCGACCTGATCGAGGCGCTCGGCAAGAGCGTCGTTGATTTTCCCAGCTTCGATCAGTTTTTCCAGATCCGGATGCATCGGCGCGACGTTGCGAATCCGAACCGGAAAACGCAAGGCCCATCCGGGCATTTTCGGATCAAGTCCGTCAGCTGTCGGTCTTCCCCGGCGGAAGCACGACCCTTGGCCGGGGCGATCTCGGCTTCCAGCCGTCTCCCTTGGCCCGATGCATCGTCCGGAGCAGGGCTCCAACCGAGCAATTCCACTCTTCCGGCACGGCGAACTTGCCGTCCTTACGCAGCGGGCCGTCATACACGGTTTCCCCCTCCGCATCGACGATCAGGACTTGAGGCTCGTCCTCCTTGTAGTGGAGCTTGGCCACACTTCCGTCCTCACGGGTAACTTCAGCGGTGCGTTCGAGCGGGTAGACGATGGTCTTCGGCATTCCCGGAATGCCGGAAGGATAGAGCGGAATCTCGGCGGCGGGAATCTCCGCCAGCACCGGGGCCGGAGGGGCTTCCCCTAGCTCGATCGTCACTTTCTCGTGATGGCCCGCGCGGACCACCGAAAGCTCGACCTCATCCCCGGCCTTCCGCAACCGGAGAAGCGTGCCGAACTGCGCCTCGTTGATCAGCAGCTGGTCCTCAAGCTTCCAGAGCACGTCAAAACGCTGGAGACCCGCCTTCTCCGCAGGCCCGTCGGCCGTAACGGAGGTAATCAGGAACCCAACTCCTTCGGGAACGTCGCTGACGTGGGCGCGCATCGCACGCTCGAGTTTACCGACCTCCAGCCCGATCCACGGCATGGGTGGGCCGGGCTGTACCGGTGCCTTGATGGCACGGGGTTGGGGTGCGGGGGCATCCGCAGGTTCGTCCGCAACCAGCACCCCCGGCAGGCCGGTCAGGCTGAGCATCAGAAGACGTTGGAAAAGGTTCATCGGTTCGAATCAGAAAGCGGTCACCGGGATCAGGACCAGTTCGTCCCGCGGTTGGATCACCCGCACCTCATGGCCGGTTTGCTCATCCCGGAAGAGCTCTTCGTTCACCACCGTCACATTCCAAGCCTGCAGCAAACTGCCGTCGGAATCGGTCAGCAGTCGGTCGTCCGCCTCCGTGGAAACCACGCCGACACTCTCGGAAAGCAATTCGACCTCCGCCAACCCACCCATCCCAACGACGGGCACGGACTCCGGCACGCGCGGCCAGACGCCCCACGACACACCGGCGGTCAACGCTACGGCTGCCGCGGCTCCCCACCACAGCGTCCGGCGCTGGCCCGGAGCCGGGGTTTCGTCCGCAAGCTCGTCGATCAGTTCGTCGAGCGAGGCGGCTCCACGGTCGCTGAAGCCACGCGGCACCAGCCGCTCCATCAGCGCGCGTTCGATCTGCTCAGGCGTTTCCATGGCGGGCCTCCTTCACGCGGCGCATCGACAGCGCCAATTGCTCCAGTGCGTACCGGTATCGGGACGCGGCGGTGTTCGGGGAAATGGCCAAACTCTCGGAGATTTCCGCGAAAGTCAGCCCGCCCCAGATCTTCATCGTAACCACTTCCTTCAGCTTGGGGCTGAGGCGGTCGACCTCGTCCCTCAGCATCAAAGCCTCCTCGTCCTCCTCGACCGACGGGTCGAGCCAGACATCCTCGAAATCGTTGAGGTAGATGATCGACTCCTCGCGCTTCCGTCGCCGCTTGTCGGAGCGGTGGCGGTTGAGACCGCAGAATCGGATCGTCGAGAAGGCCAGCGGCAGGTCCGGCGGATGTCCGCCGTGCTCTTGCTGGACCCCCCAAAGGCGCATCACCGCCTCCTGAACGAGGTCCTCGGCGTCCGCCTGAGCCGGAGCCCAACCGCGGGCGAATGCAAGCAATCGGTGCCCGTAGTCGGACAGCCATTGTTTCCATTCAGCCGATGCTCGCGATCCCATTCACTCCGAAAATGCCGCGGGCAGGTCGACTTGTCTGCGAAAAATTTGCGAATTCCGCCCATTTTGAGGGAGCCCGGAGGGTCGGATCCCCAGGGCCTTCGACCCCATCACGCCCTTGGACCCGTGACGATATCGGAACGATCCGTGCCTTCTGCAATGACCCATCGAAGCGCCAGAAAGCGCCCGAACGGGCAAGCTGGCCAGACGGGCCGGATCCCGAATCGGACCCAACCCCTACCCCATCCATGATCTCAAGAATCACCCTCGCGGCCACTGCCGCCCTTACCCTCCACGCCGCCGCCGGCGAAACGCTCGAATTCACCCCGCTGAGCACCGTTCGCCTCGGCGACCCGATTTCGCTTTTCGATGCCTCTGCTGCGGAGATCGTCAAATTCGACGCCGCCAGCCAACGCATGTTTGTCGTCAACGGCGACTCGGACAGCATCGACATCTTCGACATCTCCACCCCCGCGGTCCCGGTCTTCATCAAGTCGGTGGACCTCTCCGCCTACGGCAACCCGAACAGCGTGTCGGTGAACCCGCGGCAAGGCGTGGACGAAATCGCGGTGGCGGTCGGCGCCAGCTCGAAGGACCAACGCGGAACCGTCGTTTTCCTGACCACCGACGGCGTCGAACTCGATGCGGTCACGGTCGGCTACCTGCCTGACATGCTGACCTACGACAAGTCGGGCAGGATGATCGTCGTCGCCAACGAGGCCGAGCCGACAGAAGACTATTCGTTCGATCCGGAAGGTTCGGTCTCGATCATCGAGATGCGCGGCCGCAAACGCCGCCACACCGAGGTGACCTTTTCCCACCTCACGGAAGCCGACGTCGTCGGGGTCCGCATCACCGGCCCTGAAGGCACCACGATCGCCCAGGACCTCGAACCGGAGTTCGTCGCCATCGAAGGCCGATACGCCTTCGTCAGCTGCCAGGAGAACAACGCCGTGGCCAAGATCGACCTCCTCCGCAAGTCGGTCGACTCGATCCTTCCCCTCGGCCGGATCAATCACGGCCTGCTCGGATACGCCTTCGACGCGTCCGACCGGGACGACATGATCAACATCGCGAACTGGCCGGTCTTCGGCCTGTTCATGCCCGATGGCATCGCGACCTACACCGTCGGCGGCACGCCGGGCCGCTTCGGCCTCGGACGTAGCGAGCAAACCTACTTCCTCACCGCCAATGAAGGCGATGCCCGCGAATGGGGCGACTACATCGACGAGGACCGCATCAAGGACCTCGACCTCGATCCAAGCGCCTTCCCGCTGGCAGACGTCCTGCAGGAGGATGAGAACATCGGCCGCCTCGACGGCATCACGACCGAAGGCGACATCGACGGTGACGGCGACTACGACGAGCTCTACCACTTCGGCACCCGCTCGTTCTCGATCTTCGACGCCGACGGCCATCTTGTCTTCGACAGCGGCGACATGATCGAAACCTATCTGGCGGAGAATTACCCGGAGAACTTCAACTGCGCCCACGACGAGAACGACAGCTTCGACAGCCGTTCCGACGCCAAGGGCGCCGAGCCGGAGTCGGTGGAGGTCGGCACCATCGATGATTGCACCTACGCCTTCGTCGGACTCGAGCGCTTCAGTGCCATCATCGTCTTCGACATCACCGACCCGACCGATGTCTCGATCGCCGGTTTCGCGATCAACCGCGACTTCGGA is part of the Haloferula helveola genome and encodes:
- a CDS encoding GreA/GreB family elongation factor, translating into MHPDLEKLIEAGKINDALAERLDQVAPGQFILHNSWGAGKVVSWDLPAKKVTIDFESRDGQVMDLQFALQKLSPLEADDFRAKKVEEIEHLRELATSDPVGLVVFMLESHGGSMTVDAMEKQVSGAIVPEEKFKKWWEGAKRALRESKRVIVPARRTESLNLREGDLTPAEALLADFADARDLKAMCKALEAISSDISLFKKDAEPLKPVIDQVDEAAKKGTRLQLGPAIELLSIRDEVIGALKELELAADALRLSNVLLAEEGRLGDEIGGLSTARQRAVFEVFPEAFEDRWVAMITGIFDQVGTRGVAEIAKLIHEKEKIADLEEYIRAALARRDLGPDALIWVARERKGMAANVFGPEVGAAILNLLETDHLADGPRTTTRLQSLLSDDKKLLADIVNTMGATEARNFGRRLMECPVFSDLDRKSLMARIIKARPETGELVSGDTKKKVENLVVSWESLERKQAELDDLIRNRIPQNTKDIAIARSYGDLRENFEYKSAKDMQKVLMRRKGELEREVDLARGSDFKGADPSAVNIGTVVSMTRASDGAKVTYSVLGAWDSDPEKNLVSYLSETGAALLGAKPGDSVEFRNHDTDLMESWTVDEIKAYNP
- a CDS encoding choice-of-anchor I family protein; translation: MISRITLAATAALTLHAAAGETLEFTPLSTVRLGDPISLFDASAAEIVKFDAASQRMFVVNGDSDSIDIFDISTPAVPVFIKSVDLSAYGNPNSVSVNPRQGVDEIAVAVGASSKDQRGTVVFLTTDGVELDAVTVGYLPDMLTYDKSGRMIVVANEAEPTEDYSFDPEGSVSIIEMRGRKRRHTEVTFSHLTEADVVGVRITGPEGTTIAQDLEPEFVAIEGRYAFVSCQENNAVAKIDLLRKSVDSILPLGRINHGLLGYAFDASDRDDMINIANWPVFGLFMPDGIATYTVGGTPGRFGLGRSEQTYFLTANEGDAREWGDYIDEDRIKDLDLDPSAFPLADVLQEDENIGRLDGITTEGDIDGDGDYDELYHFGTRSFSIFDADGHLVFDSGDMIETYLAENYPENFNCAHDENDSFDSRSDAKGAEPESVEVGTIDDCTYAFVGLERFSAIIVFDITDPTDVSIAGFAINRDFGVEFDEDDLANFPLAGDLGPEGLDFVPASKSPTGQPLLIVANEVSGTTTIYSIGAGE
- a CDS encoding PDZ domain-containing protein translates to MNLFQRLLMLSLTGLPGVLVADEPADAPAPQPRAIKAPVQPGPPMPWIGLEVGKLERAMRAHVSDVPEGVGFLITSVTADGPAEKAGLQRFDVLWKLEDQLLINEAQFGTLLRLRKAGDEVELSVVRAGHHEKVTIELGEAPPAPVLAEIPAAEIPLYPSGIPGMPKTIVYPLERTAEVTREDGSVAKLHYKEDEPQVLIVDAEGETVYDGPLRKDGKFAVPEEWNCSVGALLRTMHRAKGDGWKPRSPRPRVVLPPGKTDS
- a CDS encoding sigma-70 family RNA polymerase sigma factor, encoding MGSRASAEWKQWLSDYGHRLLAFARGWAPAQADAEDLVQEAVMRLWGVQQEHGGHPPDLPLAFSTIRFCGLNRHRSDKRRRKREESIIYLNDFEDVWLDPSVEEDEEALMLRDEVDRLSPKLKEVVTMKIWGGLTFAEISESLAISPNTAASRYRYALEQLALSMRRVKEARHGNA